A region of the Silene latifolia isolate original U9 population chromosome 9, ASM4854445v1, whole genome shotgun sequence genome:
TATTACGCCCCTTGATGAAAGCTGCTTGTTCATTCCCCACTAAATCAGGAAGTATTTGCTGGAGCCTATTAGCCAAAATCTTACTTATACTCTTGTAGACTACAGAGCAACAAGCTATGGGCCTAAAGTCCTGAACACTAAGAGGAACCTCCTTTTTAGGGATCAAGGCAAGAAGAGTGGTGTTGACCTTTCTCATCATTCTCCCCTTCTTGAAGAATTCCTCTACAGCTAGGCAAAAAGATTCCTGAACAATATCCCAAGAAGTCTTAAAGAAACTAGATGAAAATCCATCTTGCCCAGGACTTTTATTAGAGGATATGCTAAATAAAGCTTGCTTTATCTTAGCACGAGTGATAGGGACAATTAAAGCATCACCTGCATCACCAGTGACCTTTGGACCAGCAGAAAGTATTGTCTCTGGAATTGGATCAACAGGACAGGACCCTCCCAGAAGCTCAGTGTAATAATCAACAAAGGCAGTATTGACATTGTGAATACCATACCTAAGCATACCTCCTTTATCCTTGATCATACCAATGGTGCTGTGGTGCTTCCTCAAAGCAACCTTAGAAAAGAAGAACCTAGAAGAGCAGTCGCCTTTCCTAATATTATGCACTTTAGCACGTTGGAAAAGAATGTCCAGTTCCTTCTTGCTCAGATCGATACTGCCTTTGAACCAGGTTTTTCTCTTCTCCAAGAAGCTCAGGGGAGAACAAGTCAGTTTGGAGTGCAATTTGACATTGCTCCAACTGCCCCCTAAGGACTTGAACTTTTTCAGAGATGTTAGTAAAATCAATCTTATGCAGAAGCTGGAGGGAAAAACGCACTTGCTTCAGCTTATGAAACAGTTGAAACATTGGTGTTCCATAACTAGAAGTATTCCAAGCATCATTAACAATACTCTGATAGTCAGGGTGGTCCTGCCAAGCATTAAGGAAACTGAACCTCCTTGGAACTTGAATGGAAGGAGCCACAGTAACTACGAGAGGTGAATGGTCAGACACACCAGGAGGCAAACTAGTAGCATAGGAAGTAGGAAACATAGTTAACCAGTCAGGATTAACTAGAACCCTGTCAAGTCTCGCCCAGGTTCTAGTACCCACATCTTGCTTGTTTGTCCAAGTGAACTCAGACCCCATACTATGTATGTCATCTAAGTAACAGTTGGCCAAACAAGCATTAAAATCTATAATATCCTGGTTAGCAGGGGGATTAGGGCCTGCTCTTTCATTCAGCCTCCTGACCACATTAAAATCACCAAGAACCACCCAAGCAAGGACCATTGTGGAAGAAATGTAAGACAACTTATCCCATAGACCTACTCTAGCCCTAGGATCATTATAGCCATAAACAAAAGTAATAGCTATATGTTGATTGCTCATCTTAAACCAAGCTTCACAGTGAATCAATTGCTCATGAAGGACCACTTTATTAATGACAACAGTGGAAGGATTATAGAAAAGCCAAACCCTTCCCTGAATATTATTACTAACAACAACATAATTAGGAAACTGAGACATTATTCCATCCTCTTTGTGAGTCTTGACATGGGTTTCGACCAAGCCAAAGACATCAATTTTATTATTAGATAATAACCTACCAACTTCCAACTGCTTTAGGCTATCATTTAGCCCTCGAATGTTCCAAACTGCAAATTTCATGTTTTATCAGGGGGCAAGGGTTCAACAATATCCACCTGCTCCTGATCAGTGACACTTAGGCTGGCTGGAGCATTTTCATCCACTTGCAGAACAGTAAAAGAATTTGTAATCACAACTTCAGAAGTAGATGCAGCATCCGTGTCTGAAGCCACTGGTAAACGCTCTGAAGTATGCTGTTTTCCCCTACCCTTACTAGATCCAGCCTTTCCCTTCCCAGCCCCTGCTGGACTAGGAGTCCCAGTAGAAGCTTTAGAAGCAGCAGGTTGAGTAGTACTTGACACAGTAGGAGCTGGTGCAGGAGTCTTCTTTTTCCACACAGCCTGCACAGCTACCCTATCTTTGTTTAGCTTACAAAAATTCTCTGTATGACCCATTTTCCCACAACACTTACAGTAGAATGGTTTCCATTCATATGTTATCTGTTGCACAACTTGTCCATGGTATGGGGTATTAAGAATTATTTGCTCAGGAAGATCAGTAGCCAAATCAGCCTCCACTAAAACTCGTGCAAAAGACAGACGAGCCTTGCAGGTAGTGGTCATATCAGCATAAAGTGGTTTACCAACTTTGCTTGCCATCTTGCTCAAAACCACATCTGACCACAACACAGGATCCAGCTCAGGGAAGAGTATCCAAATTGGCACTACAGAAAGCTTGTCCATCTCCAAAGAGAAATTGGGAGACCATTTCTTGAGTACCAAAGAGTTACTCCCCAAGGACCATGGACCACCCTTCAAAACTTCATCCATATCCTCAGCACTTGTGAAGCGAAAAGAAAACCACCCCCTCCGAAAATACTGAACTGATGGTAAGGAAACATGGTTCCAGGATTTGGTGACGTAAGCCTGCATCTGGGCAACAGTAGGGCGTGCACCCAACACATTCCCCATTAAGGTATGCTGCCAGTACCTCAACTCATCCTCCACATCTTCCTCAGTGACATCAATCTCAGTTGAACCAGCACTATGTTCACAAAAATGAAGACTCATCCCAACTTTAGGCTTCACAACCTTATTCCAGCCTGGAGCAGCAGGAGTGGGAACAGCTGCAGCAGCAGCAACTGGAACATTCCCGTTCCCCAAACCTAAAGTTGTGTCCACAGGAGGATTTGGCTCAATCTCCTCCATTAACGGATCACCAGACTCACGAAGAGAACTAATAACCGAATTATATGTCGGAGGTCGACTAGTATTCCGAGCAACAGACCCAACTAAACCATTAACTACAAAGGGAGTATGAACAACATCACCTGTATCCACTTGAGTAACCAAATTAGGGACATCCGCCGCTACTTGATGCAGTACAGGGCGTCCACGAGCACGGCCGCGAGGTCTAGCCATGATTAAAacaagaaaaaagaaataaaaagaaacaATTTAGATCAGAATAGAAGAAGGATCGAAGAATTTAGGGTTCATCGAAAAATCGCAGGTTTTAGAAAGAAGACGCTCTCTCTCATCATGACTctcattactattattatttattattattattattattattattattattattattattattattattattattattattattattattattattattattattattattattattattattattattattattattattattattattattattattattattattattattattattattattattattattattattatattactattaccataagtaggattctcttattttatatttactaatttattatcgccataacttattattagtatcaatataattattatctttatatatttattattttcatattatattataaattcccgatataaatcccgatcacACTCCTACCCTATCTATTAAATTTCGGCCCACTACTTAATGGCACGTGTCCAATACCCGAttactagctaagcccaattcctgaCTTGCTTtacataatttattattcaaccaacgttttatttgtaattattattagaaatgcttttaactaattattaaatttcataaattaCTAAtaacaaaatacggggtattaccgtcttccccccttaaaatgaacttcgttccGAAGTTCGCCCCCAACTACTATCGCAATACTTATAACTACGCATCATTCAACATAATCAATtataaaataaactaattatTAAACTCACTTAATTATTATAAAATCGTATCATACTTATTAGAATGTATCACAAAACTAATTTCCAAAACATAAGAATGTATTGTAAGAATAAACTTAAaatatgaggtattacattctacccccccaaaaataaacttcgtcccgaagtttcggaactacttTATTAAACTATTAAcaattaaaatatttatataaatggTGAGAGTCTAATCATCTCACtaactagttacccttctccccattTCCTTGCACGGTACTGGCTGTGCCAAAAGTCTTTCCACCGTTGCTCTGATTACCCACATTGCCCTGTCTATTGTTGTAGCTCCTATGGTACTCCATTGTCCCGGATACCTATTGCTCCCAACACTTGGTCCTGGAGTTCGATAGCCCCTTTGATTACCTCCTTTATTATCATTCCTGGGTACACTCCTACACTCAAAAGCTCGGTGACCTAACTTGTTGCAATTGTAACATCTCCACCCAAAGGCCGCACCAGAATGCTGACTCCAACTACTACCACCCAAGCTCACTCCACTTCCATAACTAGGTCCACCCACAGAAAATTGTTTAGGTTGAGTATAGTTTTGCTTCTTACTACCCCCAGCTCCCTCACTTGGTGTTTCACTCTTCCTCTTTTCCCCCTTCACCTTCTTCTCTTCCTGTAACATATCCGCAATCCTTTCTGCGTGCCCAGCTCTCTGATAAACATCCTCCATACTACTTGGCTGACCAGCTCCAAGCCTCTTCTTAATGGTTgttgtcaaccccttctcaaaccttaatGCTAACATCTCCTCACTGAATTTCAAATCAGACACATATTCTGCTAATTCCATAAACTTATTGTGataagtctctactgtcatctcTTCAGTCAttttgaaagaatcaaactcagctctcatcttacttctaatatgttctggtacaaacacagccctcatagtctccttaaaacctttccaagtgataaaaggttcatcactctccccccaagcttcccttaagacttccttactacgattccaccacaaactcGCTTTTCctctcaaatagtaagcagcttgatctacttgaaACTCCGCAGAacatcctagcaactcaaaaaggttatcaaattccctatgccaatccccaagtaaagatggttctCCTAAGCCGTCATATTTTGTAGGGTTGTGCCTTGCAATGCTAGCACTCATCTTTGCCGGATCCTGAACCGACCCCTTAGCCTTCAATGCCGCAGTTAGAGCCTCATTCATAGCTATCAAatggtcaatctcctcttgggacatggtagagggtgtaggtgtagatctttttggcggcatggttctataaaaggtAGAACAAGCTAAGGCAACGTAGGTTTCTATCCGAGGTAAGATGGCTCAACATTTTAAACATTCTATACTTGCAAAGATAAGGTGTGATCAATTCTACCCATTAGGTCCCCCGTATCCACTCATATATCTCAAATAACATAGGTTAAGATTTGATAAAACATTtacactaatttttttttttttttgtaaaacttgcGTTTTCGGAAATTAaggtcaagctgtaactttcaaaattcaccattaattaaccattacattccacattgagttttcatattttccagagaatataaagagtttttaaaTAATGAGAAAAATAATCAAGtccaaatctcgaataatcaatttataaagatttttacaattcagtgggtcgaaacaaAAACTGATCAGCAAAAAGTCAAACATTTAGGTCAAATTGTAAAAATTACTATTAATTGTCCGAAATTCACCTTACAACGTGGcgtatcaatttgaaaacatatttgagtccTTTAAACACTGGAATTGGAATTAGGTAAAAATCTTAAGTACAAAGTAAATGACagattttacaaaatcgtttgtcgaaaacttaactgtacaggaatattccgaccactgtctactaaaatatttatttctcccaacccATAAAACTTTTAAATATGAGACTAACGGCATTGGTAagctaactcactgggttatcactcataaaaataTCAACCTTGTATGATAAACGGAGGTGAAATGgaaactaaatcaaataggggtaaaattagacgaaataaagttcagctctaggttcctttttactaggtcaCAAGCCCTTAATAACACCCTCCTACTTCCATATCAACACAATTTGGTCAATAAACTTTCATACACAACTATTATCTATTCcaaagcattcatatcacaaattAAATCATTCAATAATTTTCTAAATAGCATGGTTTCGGgcttcacataaccgcatatcgctagacatgatactactataatcatccaatcaaataatcaaatacaaattcgacaattactttcatgctcatgatcatAATAATTCAATATCAAATCCGTATTTCATCCATCCCGTcctccttaaaatcaaggttacgtcccgtaacatTGGTTATCATCAATACACATCCAATCAATAAAACAATACACCTTCAAGTCAACAATGAATCCTAAGAAATActcaatatttattttaattttcccCACTCTTAGTTATCTCtcgaggtaaccggttcaaaactggaagggccggggttcggagtgagggtaccttctcataCTAAGCCTAaaggggcacctaacagtttctacccgggttcattttattagacacatcctatattcattattaggtttattggttaggcctgaggatcgtttttctctgataccactttgtaacactcccatttattcaggagcctttagctagacattcccaaataaatagaactgttaccatctcggtttcccgaggtagtgaataacaaagtacaaaaataccaaagtactttaaattaaaactttagtgaatacatgtttattacaattttaaccaactaacttaatatgaaatacaatacaactcgcagcggaaataaataaagtgatgcaATAactctatgtgatctagacttcaactacggtccaagtcaagctcccatcccaatgctcccgagtcagctaatctttgatacctgtcaaatctgctccccataaaacggttcaccgcaggtgttcacgaatacacagtcaaccgcgaggttgagtaggaataaaactaaacaacaagaacatacaattatcaatccaattcaattcactttcattgcacaaccccctgacaacgtgcccaTCCTTTTTCTTTacatagcacaactcccttaacaacgtgctcatatttctttggtacccctcccttaacaacgttcCGCAATATGTAATAgtgcccctccctcacaacgtacatattactatctcccagtgtacaaactccctcaacaacgtacactgactgtcgcacagctttaCACATTAgtcacaatcacaaccaacataaTTCATCCTGTCAACATTATCAATATAAACAATTCCAATTCCATCCACCTTGTCAATATTATTAAATACAACCAACACaagacaatataattctcccttttcaacatatgaacaattccactttaacgtaagtaattcaccatatcaaacatagataattaaaagtcgagttgagtaggattatccctacctggcaagcaagcactccaattacccaatccaataattaaagcgaacaaatccgattataaactcttcacaatttccgtcacctaaataataataacaattacaacaattataattactaacttatttattcatttatttatttattccttttattactttaattattcaaactaattatttattataattaaagATTACGATATTATAATTATTGTGTAAAACCCGATTACGTAAACAAACCCGAGTCACCAAATAAAAATCCATTTTAAACAAGAAGTCAACCACCTACGTAACCATGAACAACCCTCCCTTTAACCCGTATAAACTTCCTCACAAGCATTCACACACACACCTCAACCAACCCACGGTAACACAACCACCTCAGCCCCACCGTGAGTCCCTGCCACCAGCCCCCAACCACCTGCAACGACAACCTCAGACAATGAGCAACCCACGGCCCTACTACGTGCAACAACCACACATATCACCAATAATATCGAAAACCCGACATGTACAACTCCTCGTTTAACCACTACTTACGACCACCACCAGCCTCCATTGACTCCACCCAACCTAGCCACTAATAGCCTGCAACCCGACGCACCCCTACAACCAACACCCACCAGCaaaagcaccaccaccaccaccaccaccatcccacaAACTCACGCCCTAAACCCCGCGACAACTACCCCCTGCTCTCCCCTGTTTCGCGAAATCccgaccaccaccaacaccaaccaccaccagctACCCTACCAACACCCCCACCGTGGTCGACCCAATCCCCTGAAGCCAACCCACCACAACCCAGGTCAAGTCAGTCCTATTTATAGGTCCAATTACCCATCCAAAACCCCACGACCAAAACCCGTAACCCCTCTGACCAGTCACCTTTAggcgcctgccaccgccaccctaggccttccCAGACACCAGcactacacccattccaacccttgcaaccccacgaactacctcccaaagtttggtctcattccgtcaaggtttgggtcagtttctaagtgtcttaagatcgtttgacattcagctgtataagaaaataaaacgagattagaagttgttacctattaattaccgcttgctaattccgtctccaaaagctcctcctcttaattgTGATTAAattctcagatttaaggtggtatttatagtgtaagatttagagaatacgaggtcaattaggaaactattgtgaCTTACCTTATTCTATTTAGCATAGAATTTGCTATTACaattacattattattattattattattattattattattattattattattattattattattattattattattattattattattattattattattattattattattattataattataatgaaagctgcgcgcattttataataaaaaaaaaaaaaaaaaaaaaaaaaggtagctTGTTACCTTATGATCGTGCGCGGAATCGCTGTGGTTGCtcaaggtaggttttcctactcagtgttgttggttgtctagagtgtctattgttgttgtataactgtttATTGTCATTTTTGGTGGTGTAGTTTGGTTATTGTTGactgttgttgttgtatagtgTGGTTGATTGTAAATGGTTATCTATGGTTCtagaggtgtgtcctcggctgagtggggtcacttgcgggagtggcttcacgcccttgattcgccttctgtggaactagccacagaagggatgtgcacattaaggaacatgggttatcgctcagaatgatgagcggggcttaggtgggaacggctgcggtcccccactggcaggactagaccttcgggcagtcagagatgtGTGGTTGGATGGAGGAGGTGGTGTGTGTGTATAATTGTATTTCGTTGTGTCTGCTTTCGTATCagttacctcagttactgaccttgtgtggtgttgttgtgttgtcttcttgtgttgtgtctgccgtgatccactatggtgagcagtcagtcttaggagGTTGGTGTATGGATCTTAGGTGGGTGCTTGGAGGGGCAAGGTTACCACGAGTCTTGGCAGAGACAGTTTCACCTAGTTTATAGttatcacgagttgtatctttgtatcgtttgtttggtttaaatcacttgtaatttaatataatgttcttttatcggcatttgattattactgtcctcgggcaaccgagatggtaacgcccttatctgctaagaaaggtcttattaaggctccttggtaaatAGGAGTGTTACAGGTGCACCTTAATTGAGAGATAGAGAGAAGTGTTGTATCGGGTTTGGTAGAGAAAAATGGCTCTACCGTATTTTGGGTGAAGAGAAGTGCTTCACATATTATGGTGAGAAGTGCACCATGAGATCGAAGTGGTGGAGAGAAGGGCTCCACCTATAATCGGATTTTGGAGAGAAGTGCTCCAAATGAAAGTTGGTGATGATGTGCACCAAGAAGAGGGTGACAAGAAAGGCGTCACAAAGTGAAGACAAGGGCTTCACAAACTGGGATGGAGAAAAGTACTCCGTCAGTTGACGTTGGTGACAACGGGCATCAACAAGGCCGGTGACAAAACAAAAAGGAAATGGGTCACAAAGTGAAGACAAGGGCTTCACAAAGTTAGATGAAGAAAAGTCTTTTTGATCAAGCAATTTCCGCTTTTTGGAGTCCAAGCAAAGAGGCTCAATTTAAGTCTCAAAAGGAGGCTATGTTTGAAGTTGGGTGTGGAACCTAACATGTGCTGTTGTGAGAAGGATCGCATTTCGTTTGAAGGTATTTTGCTCATCAATGGAGATAAGAAGAAATTTCCAAAGCTAGAGTTGCAACTAGTTGGTAGTCTCGGTGAAAGATTTGCTAGAAGAAAGGAGTttcattattaaaaaaaaaatatgaagttAAACAAGGTCTACGGTGGAGTACAACTACTGACTTTGTATTGGTAATATTTTTGTATTATGAGTTATTGATTGGTAGTGGACTAGTGGCCTAGGAGGGCATAACTACAATACTCAAGCATGTTGGCATAAGATAAATGGTTACTCCGGACAGGTTTTGAACGTGTCCAAATTTGTTTGAACATGGTTAAGCAAAACCCGATGATCAATCATGTGTGGCGGTATCAAAACGCGGTAGCCGTAGATTTATAAGAAGGCATTGTCTTGCGAAGATTTTTTGTCCTATCAGCATggataaaatttgaagaaaacgACAAAGTACGTAACGTGAAGTATGGTTCCACATGGCAAGAAATCGAAGGTGGATCCTATCTATTTTGGATCAAGGGGGTGTGTTGGATTTATGATCCAAAAATAATAGTCAAAGTTAGTTTCCTATCTCTATGTTAGTGGGTGTTATCATCCTATTTTTGAGTTAGTTGTTTTGAATAAGCCTAATAAGTAGTTTAGTGGTTATGTAAACATGGGCTACATTTGATCTTATTTGTAGGACGTGGGTTGTTGGTTACTAACCGACTTCATAGTAAGTAGTGATGCCTATTTAAAAGCTTTAGGTTTATTTGATTTACTTGAGTTCGTTTACAAGAAAAATGTCTCCATATAATTTCACTCTCCTCTCATATTTTAAGTCTATCAACTCGAACCCACCCCACTAAATTACAACCCTCGGTATCAGCTTGTCCAGTTGGGGCCCGACCCGTCACCAGCTCCAACATCACCACCCGAAGCTGTATATATCACCCTTTGTCGTTGCCACCATAGACTGACCATACTTGGGAGGTATATACCTAAATGTGCCAGCCAAACCCGTGCTAACATGGCTCTCGTAGGCactgattgtaacacccccatacaccaaggtatTTCTCATCAATCCTTGAATTCAATTTACATATTTCCACAACTATGAACAACCCAAGTTATCACCTTATTCTACCCTTAGGTACCTCAATTGATTTCTCACTATTCCAccatttaaatttcatttatttgtcACCAAATTTTCCAAGTCATGTCCAATAACAATATCCCTCAACATGCAACCCAAACTCCATTAACTATCCATAAGTTCAATCAATCAAGAAAGGTCCAACTTAGATCACACATCACTCATTAGTTACAAATTACCTCACAAAATCAACTTACTCAATTTAAGACACCTTACAAGCTAAGGTCACCCCCTTCTATTCCGAATTTCCAAATATGATTCATACACCTACCCACTTACACAGTTTAAATCCACATCAAAAGACTAAGCTCATATTAACCCTACTAAAATACATGTCTCATATTCATGACCGTCAAGACACACATGAAAAGATGAACTGAAGCGAAATCACACAAATGATAATCCTAATTCGAGGCAATACACAA
Encoded here:
- the LOC141601217 gene encoding uncharacterized protein LOC141601217 encodes the protein MKFAVWNIRGLNDSLKQLEVGRLLSNNKIDVFGLVETHVKTHKEDGIMSQFPNYVVVSNNIQGRVWLFYNPSTVVINKVVLHEQLIHCEAWFKMSNQHIAITFVYGYNDPRARVGLWDKLSYISSTMVLAWVVLGDFNVVRRLNERAGPNPPANQDIIDFNACLANCYLDDIHSMGSEFTWTNKQDVGTRTWARLDRVLVNPDWLTMFPTSYATSLPPGVSDHSPLVVTVAPSIQVPRRFSFLNAWQDHPDYQSIVNDAWNTSSYGTPMFQLFHKLKQVRFSLQLLHKIDFTNISEKVQVLRGQLEQCQIALQTDLFSPELLGEEKNLVQRQYRSEQEGTGHSFPTC